The Ahaetulla prasina isolate Xishuangbanna chromosome 3, ASM2864084v1, whole genome shotgun sequence genome window below encodes:
- the LOC131195748 gene encoding tumor necrosis factor receptor superfamily member 6B-like: MPNLCQWAIWSVLLWSTLTHASRPTFERKDPHTHEKLLCEKCPPGTSMAKPCTGDKQTECKPCANEHYTQYWNYLDRCLYCSVRCNILEVEVVPCNRTHNRVCECMPGYHTESLFCIKHSKCPPGSGVLKPGNPREDTQCGVCPEGSFSSNHSAKETCQTHQNCSVQGLRVSVPGTLFHDAYCTACRVDKGSEEGSGTGDCVEAALDFVAFQLKSPRRLRRLYRKLTQTAPGTEKKKPIEELQVDLHSYLLQLKNLHGKEQAWDMVQEALTKMKLEHLLQNIQRKFSVG, translated from the exons TGGGCGATTTGGAGCGTCTTGCTCTGGAGTACCCTGACCCATGCTTCCCGGCCCACCTTCGAACGGAAAGACCCCCACACCCATGAGAAGCTGTTGTGTGAGAAGTGCCCCCCGGGGACGAGCATGGCCAAACCTTGCACCGGGGACAAACAGACCGAGTGCAAGCCGTGTGCAAACGAGCACTACACCCAGTATTGGAACTACCTGGACAGATGCTTGTACTGTAGCGTCCGTTGTAAcatcctggaggtggaggtggtgcCGTGCAACAGGACACACAACAGGGTGTGCGAGTGCATGCCGGGCTACCACACCGAGTCGCTCTTTTGCATCAAGCATTCCAAGTGCCCTCCAGGAAGCGGAGTGTTGAAGCCAG GCAACCCCCGAGAAGATACCCAGTGCGGAGTCTGCCCAGAGGGGAGCTTTTCCAGCAACCATTCAGCCAAAGAGACCTGCCAGACCCACCAGAACTGCTCCGTGCAAGGCCTTCGGGTCAGCGTACCTGGCACCCTTTTCCACGATGCGTATTGCACCGCCTGCAGGGTTGACAAAGGCTCGGAGGAGGGCTCAG GTACGGGAGACTGTGTCGAGGCAGCCCTTGACTTTGTCGCGTTCCAACTGAAGTCCCCGCGAAGGCTACGGCGTCTGTATCGTAAACTCACTCAAACTGCTCCTGGGACGGAGAAGAAGAAGCCCATCGAGGAGCTGCAGGTGGACCTTCATAGCTACCTGCTGCAGCTCAAGAACCTCCACGGGAAGGAGCAAGCGTGGGATATGGTCCAGGAAGCCCTGACGAAGATGAAGTTGGAACACCTTCTGCAGAACATCCAGAGGAAGTTCTCTGTGGGTTGA